The region ccGAGGTTGGCTCAGTCGAGGCATCTCGAATGGTGTCCTCGCTATCGACACTGGACGACAATGCCGCCGAATCCTCGGCGCCCGCCTTTTTGCGCAGGCCGTCCAGCAACGACCGCACTGCTTTTCTGTCCTCATCGCggtcttccttttccttttgtaGCTGGCTGGCCAACAAGGCATGGTTCCGTTGCAGTTCGCTAAGGGCTGTGAGCAAGTCTTCAATCTGGCTGTGAAGTTGCTTGTCCTCCTTGCTGTTATTGGCGCCGCTCGAGAAGACGGCGGGCGATGTCTTTTGCGGCGCGCCCGTCACGGTTGAATCGTCAGCGGAGCTGTCCCGCGAGACGGACGTTGCTTCGGTAGATACGGAGCTGAGGACGCTAGCGGCAGATGAAGTAGTGGACGAGCCAACCTCCATCGAGTTGAGGGTGGATGCCAGGCTCTGCTTCGACGTGCTTCGCCGAAGCATGCTCAACGGACGCGACACGGCGCCCAGGCCGGGATTGAGCGTGTTGGTAGTGGTGTTAGCAGTACTGGTGTTGCTGGATGCGGAGGCGGCTGCCGCAAACGTGGCAAATCGCggtgttgaagaggaagccCACAGGCGACCCAGAAAACGGGAGGCTGCGGTGGTAACATCCGACACCTGTTGCGCTGTTGCATCTGTGGCACGGGGATTGGCGCTTGGGCTAAGGTTAGCTTCTCTGTACCCCTGCTCCAAGGCTGCCAACCGGGCCTTGGTGACAATTTCAGAGAGCGCAACAAAATCCTGGACAAACTCGTCGGCGTTGTAGTTGTAGCAGTCCCATAGCCCGCGCGATAGGAGCAGATGCATCacgtcctcgagctcggtGCAGGCCAGAATGCGCGCCTGGTTCTTGCGCATGAGCGACAAGGCGACTCGCATGATGGTCTCTGACGCCCCCTCGGCAAAGATCACATCGTAGATGCGAAACAGCATGGGCAGGGGGCACGTTacggcgaagaaggagaggaaccACTGTGAAACATAGGCGGGTTCGACTTGCAACTCGTCCAGATGCGTCGACAGAGTGGGCAGATGCTGGCGCAGCAGCTCTCTGAATTGGTAGATGCGGACATGCAGCCCTGACAAATCGGGAACGAAACAATGGCGCAGATCGTAGTTCTCCATCAACCTAGTTTTGAGTGCCTTAGTTAGTCCAAATACTCCGGACGAATCGGTACGATTCCTGTTCCCTTACCTGACCAGAACACAGAATGCCTGCTTGTCGCCCATGTGCATGAGCAAGGGGCCGACCAGAAAGGCGAGCCCTTGGCAGTACCCAATCTTGGTGTCATAGAGACTGAAGCACTTGAGTACCCGACCGAGCATTCGTTGGCCGTCGCCTTCGGGATCCCTAAACATGTCCACACCTGGAAAGCTTCGTCCAAGATCCTTGCTGATGACGCCCTCATAGGGGCTAGACTCGCCAGACAACCGTTCGAAAACCTCTTCCAGGGCACTGTCGCGGGCGCCGGCCATGCTCTGCCAGACAACACCCCGCAGCGGCGGTGGGATGCCCTTCCTGACCTTGTTGGACAACAGAGTTGGCAGGCGAGCAGCCGTTTGCTGAGGGTCTTTGACCAAGGCGAGGTAGAACTCAAGCTCGGTCATGGGCGTCGGCGGCAACGTCGAATACCGGAGGGCTGGAGGGGTCGGCCCGGTGACCATTTTCCGAAGCTGTGCCATCGAGGGCGGTCTCGGGTGGCTCTCTCGCAAGTGTTGCTGTCGCTCAATGATCTTGACCTTGATGCTCTTCGGATTGGTCGCGATTCTGTTGTTTTCTTGTTCCAGCCGAGCAAGCAGCGAGGCGGTGGACTGTAGAAAGAAAGTCTTGTGTTAGCCTCGAGCAAAACAGTGCAAAAAGAGATGTAGCTGTGATGAGACAGTAGGACGGTGTGGGACGGTGAGACAGTCCAAAGACACGGGAGAATTTGATCCTCGTTGCTCGGTGCAAGTCGCTCGTTTCCTGGGACTCTTTGTGATTCGGCTTTGCACCTACCGCTTGTGCGTTCTGTTTGTTTCTAGCCTCCATATCTTCTGTCGCCTGAAGTTTGTCCCAATCAACCGCGTCGGAGCCAGAACTCGACCTCGAATCATTGGCAACATCATCCGAGCGTCCCTCCTCAGCTTCGCCCAGCTCATCTTGCAAGCTGggtcccttcttcttgcgaGTATCGGGTTCGAATATCTCCGATTCACtatcgtcatcgtcatcgtcctcctcgttcAGTGTTTCGGCCATGGTCTTGCTCGGGGCGTACTCGGCATCATAGCGAGGAGGGATTGTGCTCGGCGGGACGGCTGTATTCACCGTCAGGGAAGGGGGTTCGGAAAGGCGAACTGTCACGAGCGAGTCGTGGTCTCGTGCCTTTTCCTGCATCTCGAGAGGGATCGGCTCGGAGGTGGTTCGCTCGTGGCCCGTCTCGTTCGTCGTCGGCGTAGTCGCCATGGCTGGCTTCATAATCTTCCGCGTGCTCGGCAgccgctgctgctcatcTCCCTCGATTCGGTCGAGCTCCATCCCGAAGCCTCGACCCTCCTGATCTCCCACAAGCTGGTGCAATTGTTCCAAGTTCCAAAAGACAGGAAGGAAATATTTGGCCAATTATCTAGCCCAAAACCGAAAAGAGTCGCTCAATGGTGCTGTCCCTGGTCCGTTCCGAGGAAAAGCGGCTCTTCCCTGTGAATATGCCCCCAAAACTTCCAGTTGGTGAatggccaacaacaacaacaacaacaacaacaaaaaaaaaaaaaaaaggtaccAACTACCCCCAAGGCCTCGTTTGTTCGTTTCGTATGATTAGGAATTAGTGATTAGGTTCCTTTTCTCGGCTTTGCCGCCGTTTGGTCTCGGCTGTCCCTGGTTCCTCCCAAAGTTTCTTGTTTGTTCGGCCTTGCTTCTTGTTCCAGAAGAGTTCGGAGGCGGACGTCGAAGCTTGAATAGGGAAAGAATAGAGACTGAAGGGGGGCACGGTACGGCAGGGATGGCTTTGCAATGGGCGACAGGGCGGGAAGGCGAGACCGCGTGAGAAGTGGGAGAGTCGGTCGAGATCTTCAAGACTCCGAATTGGCCTGCTTCTTGGCACGCGACACTGTTGATGGGGCTCTAGCTGTTCTTTGAAGTTTCATCGAGGGGGCCGACGATGCTGAAACAGTACTGTGCGATCACAAGGTGACCCGCTCCCCACGCCTGCAACACTTGGTaaacacagcagcagcggagCCTAAAGCTTCAGAAGCTTTCGCCAGAGAGGACCGGCACTAGAAAGGAGCGACGAGATATGGCGAGTGGAGAGCGGCGATAACGACACGATGTGAGCTCGAGAGGGAGGCAGGAGCAGAGCAGCCGCTCACGATCGAATCGAAATGGGATCAACTGCGAACCGTGGTGGCCCGGCTCAACTTGGCGAAGAGGCAAGACCCCCGAACCCCTGGATTTCATGGATCAATGCAAGATGATTGGATGCTTTCTTCTTCCCTGGTCCAGGCGCGCTCTCTCACTGGTCCAATGGGGAAGCGCGACAGCGGGGCATTATGAATTGGCTGCCATTTCATAAAGGGTGATTCCTCGATTGAGACCTTatcatcaccactcaccaGTCAGGGGTTTTGTTGTCGTGCCATAATTGTGCCTCCCTATTAATGTGGCCCAAATTTATTCGGGCAGCACAGTTCTGTTGGAGAAGGGAGCTCCTGCTCCCGAacacaaagaaaaaaaatatcatCCAATGGCTGCCGTTGAGAACCGGTGAGCTACCAAACTGCTACCAATCAGAGTAGGCGGCTGGGAAAGGGAAGCTTTCATCCCGCTCATGCATGCATGCTGCAGGCGGACCAACTCGCATCTTTGGCTTCAAGACTCGCGATGTGCCAACTGCAGATTCCACCGCtactcttcttcccctccggCTGTCCCAAGGTACAGCCAAATATGAACAACGGGTCGCTGAAGGCCACCGAGTAACAAGCCCAGTGCAGTCAAACGTCCCCGCAACCAAAATTCGGGTTCCTCTTTGGTGGCCTTTGTTCATCGGGCCTGGCCCTTGACCGCATTTGCCGCACAAGTCAAGAGTGTAGGAGGAGACGTAGTCTTGGGCTCAGACATCGGATGACATGTGTAATGTTCCCACGTTGCGTGACTGGATCTCGGGGATTATTCACAAGCAATGATGGTCCCGATGAGAGATCGCCGAGGCCTTTAAAAACAAATGTCCAATCTGGCCCCTCCACAGCAGTGGTCGGCAAGGTTGGCAAAAAATACCACCCATACTATTATATAGATCTATAACAGTCGAGTCGTCGAACGCCCCTGCTTCTCATTGTCTATAACGTCCTGTCCCATGAATACGCACAGCTTATGATTACAGAAATACACATAACCAACCCACTCCTTTGCCCACTTCGCATTCCGCCGTGTTCAAACTCCGCCAAAAGATCGGTTTTACTCCCAAAACACCATTTGCAACTGGCGCTTTACACTATTGATCCAAGACATGATCGCAACAGAAAATAGGGAACACATGTGGAGAGGATCCGGACACGCAACCGTGGACATGCTGTCATGCTGATATATACCCCGGCCTGCTCTTTCTTTGACCCACGGTATAACTTTGCGCCTGGTACAcgcccccctcaacacctaTCACATCACAATCGTACAGCTTTGGTTCCTAGCTCGCGTCACTGGCCAGCAGGCTGGGTTTGCAAAAGAGGGCCTGGGCTGTTGGCCATCTGCGGTGTCCTGTAAGCCGTCGGACCAGGAGCAGGGCTGCTGTGGTTCGAGCCAAATCCTGTAGCTTGGCCTGGGCCTTGAGCTTGTGTTTGGGCTTGAGCCTGTGCTTGCGCTCGAGCATACACATTAAGTTGCCCGTTGGGGATCACGCCAGGAGCAGCAGGATTGAAACCCGGCCTCATAGCTGGTGACGCTTGAGAACCTGGTTGCTCTCTTTTAGGGTCGACACCAGGAAAGAGTGCCTGAAGCTTAGCATAGAGTTGCTTGAGTCCCTCAATTCTCTGAAGACGATCGGCGCTTGGATCCAGCGGTCGTTCTAGTACATCGTCTGGAGAAGCCGGGGGTAATTTAAGCTTCAGGGTCGTACTAAGTGGTGGGGCTGTCAAGAAAGGAGCCGGGAAAACGGCAGTAGCTGGGTTTCTTTGGATGGATGATTGATATTGGAAGTTTACTTGAAGCCTCTTCATGCAGCTGGGCAACAACAGGTTAGATCAACTCCTTGCGGTCTGCCCAAGGGTAACATACTGGTTGTAGTCTTCCTTCACCAGCCGTTCCTGCTCAGCATAATCTACTCCAGCTTCCGGAGCCGATTGTGCTTCCTTCTTCAATTCGAGCTGGGCGTTGGACAGCTGCATGGATTCGTAGAGCAGTTCCGTATTGATGTCGAAAAGAATCTTGACCCGCTCTTTGTCCTGCGGGTCTCCACCGGGACTTTGAGGCGTTGACAACCTCGAAGTACCATTTACTTGTTGACCCTGTCCATTAGCGGGAAAGGTTGGCGTTTGAGGCGTCATGGCTGCTGAGCcagactgctgctgctgcggttgACCTTGgggtggctgctgctgctgctgtgcttgggacggctgctgttgctgctgctgttgttgctgtggtgttgGCGGCTGCTGGGGCTGTTGTAACTGATGGGATGGTGGCTGTGGAGTTTGAGATTGAACTTGAGCCTGAGGCTGGACTTGGGTTTGgacttgttgttgttgttgctgtggtgggagaggctGGGATGGCTGACTCGATTGTTGAGATGGCGGTTGTCCCTGCTGTCCCTGTGGTGGATTCGTGGGCGTCTGACTCCGTGAGTTGCTCTGTGTCTGCTGAGGAGTACCATATTGAGTTGGCTGGGAAGCCATTGAAGTAGCCGGTGTGTTTTGCGACGGGTTGAAAGGACGCTGAGGAGTTGAGGTGGGCATCCCGCCTGCATTCGGGCGGTTTGGATGCATACGCTGCATCAtaggttgctgttgttgctgttgctgttgctgaagaCCAGCATTCAGCTGATATTGGTTCATCGGCCCGCCCATCATAAAGTTGGCTGGAAGCTGCGGCTGAGGGGCTGCTGAAGAAGGTATTCCAGCCCCGTACGGCGAGGACGTAAAGGGGGCCTGGTAAGCCACTGTCGCGTTACTGGCGTCAGTCTCCGTGGTGACATGAAGAGTGAATGGTAGGTTGGCAGTGTATGAGTGTGGGAGTGACACGGAATGGGCTTCGGATGTCGAGAGGCGTTGCGGCAACTGCTGAGCCATGGCTCTCAGGTCACCACGCGCGAAGGTCTCTGTCGGGTAGGACAAAGACGACAAGGAAACGGGCAGAGAAGGAAAGTTTGCCAGACTGACGGGTGGCTGGACGTCATACGTAGGAAAGGCATAAAAGGGGGGCTTACTCTGACCATTGGCACCAATGTGCGGCATGGCGGCATTCTGCATCATTCCTGCAGGACCAGCACCTCCCATCATGGCCGGGTTATTGTGACCTCCAGGAAACGGGCCGCCCTGACCCTGTTGTATGGGGaattgttgttgctgttgttgctgctgctgctgctgttgcgcGTTATACATCatctgctgttgctgctgctgttgttgttgttgttgttgttgctgctgctgtccctgGTTTGGTGAAGGCTGCAATTGCGCGCCCTGCGGTGGGGCGCCGTTAAAGCCATACTGAGCTGAGTACATAACTTTCTATCAGGCTGAGGAGACTCGAGCCAAGAAACAGGGCAAGGCGACAGAGGAGACTTCCCGAGGGGGGTATGCCAGGGGAAACGTGAGCGGACTGGGCGGCGGATGGAACGGCGATAGACGTGTCGTGGACCAGATCAGTGGTTGCGGCTGCCGGTGTGGGGTAGGGCCATCAACATGAACTTCCAACTTTTGGTATCTTTCTCCGTTAACGACAGACTTGTGACAGCA is a window of Podospora pseudopauciseta strain CBS 411.78 chromosome 1, whole genome shotgun sequence DNA encoding:
- a CDS encoding hypothetical protein (COG:S; EggNog:ENOG503NYPT), which produces MELDRIEGDEQQRLPSTRKIMKPAMATTPTTNETGHERTTSEPIPLEMQEKARDHDSLVTVRLSEPPSLTVNTAVPPSTIPPRYDAEYAPSKTMAETLNEEDDDDDDSESEIFEPDTRKKKGPSLQDELGEAEEGRSDDVANDSRSSSGSDAVDWDKLQATEDMEARNKQNAQASTASLLARLEQENNRIATNPKSIKVKIIERQQHLRESHPRPPSMAQLRKMVTGPTPPALRYSTLPPTPMTELEFYLALVKDPQQTAARLPTLLSNKVRKGIPPPLRGVVWQSMAGARDSALEEVFERLSGESSPYEGVISKDLGRSFPGVDMFRDPEGDGQRMLGRVLKCFSLYDTKIGYCQGLAFLVGPLLMHMGDKQAFCVLVRLMENYDLRHCFVPDLSGLHVRIYQFRELLRQHLPTLSTHLDELQVEPAYVSQWFLSFFAVTCPLPMLFRIYDVIFAEGASETIMRVALSLMRKNQARILACTELEDVMHLLLSRGLWDCYNYNADEFVQDFVALSEIVTKARLAALEQGYREANLSPSANPRATDATAQQVSDVTTAASRFLGRLWASSSTPRFATFAAAASASSNTSTANTTTNTLNPGLGAVSRPLSMLRRSTSKQSLASTLNSMEVGSSTTSSAASVLSSVSTEATSVSRDSSADDSTVTGAPQKTSPAVFSSGANNSKEDKQLHSQIEDLLTALSELQRNHALLASQLQKEKEDRDEDRKAVRSLLDGLRKKAGAEDSAALSSSVDSEDTIRDASTEPTSEEGEETVKPTSEELSDLLDIVELRFSDSVVNRRSSMAQTKSQLRDELARAKEQLSHEVSRSREHERKIHEAEQEVSSLKEQLRESHTHVRTLHQEKQRLERQIHGMRTRASDTPASNATSAEWFPQIGTAAGTSGLRELKLGRSRSTPSHPPNYNKRASSMTMQKKPNRDSAGSTLNVVAPPPPPPIPTSESDALLLELAAAKTAEAVAKQEAEEARQKLEQLRKAFGLAPGETPPALQRNHSTADGGGPAAAAMGMFGRLTGTTGSTSVPAPGESPQKAAMAPAATNATGGGGFWGWRR
- a CDS encoding hypothetical protein (EggNog:ENOG503P3XH) — encoded protein: MAQQLPQRLSTSEAHSVSLPHSYTANLPFTLHVTTETDASNATVAYQAPFTSSPYGAGIPSSAAPQPQLPANFMMGGPMNQYQLNAGLQQQQQQQQQPMMQRMHPNRPNAGGMPTSTPQRPFNPSQNTPATSMASQPTQYGTPQQTQSNSRSQTPTNPPQGQQGQPPSQQSSQPSQPLPPQQQQQQVQTQVQPQAQVQSQTPQPPSHQLQQPQQPPTPQQQQQQQQQPSQAQQQQQPPQGQPQQQQSGSAAMTPQTPTFPANGQGQQVNGTSRLSTPQSPGGDPQDKERVKILFDINTELLYESMQLSNAQLELKKEAQSAPEAGVDYAEQERLVKEDYNHCMKRLQVNFQYQSSIQRNPATAVFPAPFLTAPPLSTTLKLKLPPASPDDVLERPLDPSADRLQRIEGLKQLYAKLQALFPGVDPKREQPGSQASPAMRPGFNPAAPGVIPNGQLNVYARAQAQAQAQTQAQGPGQATGFGSNHSSPAPGPTAYRTPQMANSPGPLLQTQPAGQ